DNA from Lonchura striata isolate bLonStr1 chromosome 5, bLonStr1.mat, whole genome shotgun sequence:
CAGAGAACGGCGCCGGCGGGCTCGGCAGGAGAGGCTGCGGCAAAAGGAGGAAGGAGATCTCTCAGGAGAAGTAACAGAGAAATCTGAGGTTAATGCCCAGAACAGGTAAATGTCTGATGTTGTTTACTGACAAGTCAATGGTAGGTTTTGTCCAGAGGTTTGCTCTGGTGCTTGAATTTAAAGTACTGGGTTTGGCCACCCTTAAACTGAACAAGGACCTCACGCTGTGAGGATCAGCCTGGCTGTGTCTACTTGGTAGGGTGGGAGCATCATACATCTGGCTCATGGCACATATCCAAGTGTCCTCGAGGCTGTCTGTGGGCTAATTCAGTTGGAGCTCATGGAGGCTCTCAGGTTCTCTCAAACATGGGTGCATCTGGCCTCACAGAACACCACATCTCTTGTTCTGCTCACAGGGATCATGGCACCGTGTGCCAAAGCACTGGGTGGCACCCAGTCTTCAAGCTGTGTCTGCAGCACACCTGCAAGGTGCTGGGTGTGAGCTCTAGAGTACAGCACTCACCTGGCATTGGCAGTGTCGGACAGGTATAAAGAGGAGAAAAGCTTATGGAAGGAGGTGACACttgaaatcatagaatcatcagagttggaagagactttaaGACCATCAAGTGCAAACATCaacccagcagtgcccctgtgGCCCCTAAACCATTAGACCGTATCACTCCTATCACCACCCACTTGTTACAAAGCTGAGTGGCCTCTCTGTCTGTCCAGAGCTGGCCTTCCTGTCCATCCATCATTTGTTTAGTTTCACATAGTCATAAACAATATACCCAGATTTCCAGTGGCCACAACACAAGtgatagaaaaaaatcaaaattgtgaTGGCAAGTGCTAATAGATACTGAGCACAAGAAGCACTTTATTTAAGGCAAGGAGAATGGATCTAGATAGCAAAACAGCAGCTAAATTTTGAAGTGTGTAACCTGTTTTCCAACCATGGAATGATGATACAGCGAGCCTTTTTCCTAGAAAGAGTGAAGTGCATGTGTTgttagaaggatttttttttttttaatgcaaaccTGTCCCTTTTACACAGTGTGGCAGGAGAGGAAAGCAAGCGCTCTACAGATGATGAAGCTGCATTGTTGGAGAGGCTGGCAAGACGGGAGGAGAGACGCCAGAAACGTCTACAGGAAGCTCTGGAACGTCAAAAGGAATTTGACCCCACGATCACAGATGGGAGCTTGTCAGTGCCCAGCAGGAGAGAAGTAAACAATGTGGAAGAAAATGAGAGCAcggggaaagaggaaaaggcTGAAACACGCCGAGGACGCTATGAGATTGAGGAGACAGAAACAGTTACCAAATCATACCAAAGGAACAACTGGAGGCAagatggggaagaggagggaaaaaaagaagaaaaagacaaggAGGAGGTACAGGAGGAGAAACCTAAGGAGCTCCCCATAGAGGAAAACCAGGTAGATGTGGCAGCAGAAAAATCCACTGATAAAGAAGAGGCAGTAACTGTAAATGCAGAGGAACACAAAGCAGAGAATGATACAAATGCTGTGCCAGAAGGGACGCAAAGTGTACCTGATGCTGTAGATAAAGAGAAGCTTagggatgaggaaaaggctgaggaagaaaggaaggaagcagaagaaagggagaggttaaaagcagaggaagaaaagagggcagctgaggaaaaacaaaaagcagaagaagaaaagagggCAGCTGAGGAGAGGGCTAaggcagaagaggaaaagagggCAGCCGAGGAAAGAGAGAGGGCTAGAgcagaagaggagaggagggcggctgaggaaaaacagagagcagaggaggaaaagagggcAGCTGAGGAGAGGGCAAaggcagaagaggaaaagagggCAGCTGAGGAAAAGGCTAAACTAGAGGcagagaaattaaaggaaaagcaaaaaatggaagaacagaaaatagaaGATAAACAGGTAAAAGAGAAGGAAGTAGAAGATGAAAAACCTCAAGCAGCTGTCTTAAAAAAACAGGTACAGTAAACATTTTGCACCAAAATAAGACACCTGTGGTTTGTGTGAAATGTAATGCAAAAAAATGCAAGGAAAGATTGAATTAGAATGTCCTCACAGAGCTAGTCCTGTACTGAAGTTACTAACACTTGTGCTGTTGctctctatttttaaaaataaatccccTCCTGCTTACCAATAATTCAGCCCACAACAGGCCTGACCTCACTCCATCGTTCAAAGAAAACCTTGCATGTTCAGACCTCTGCATgtgcttttgctgcttttttcccctcagctaTAAAAACTGGCCTAATGCAGTAACACATGAGGTGGAGGCAGACACATCTTGGCAGAAAATATTATGAGCACCTGTTAAAGTGTGTGAGGAATGCTGTGTGCTAAATGCAATCACAAGAAAAGGCTCTGTACTGAGACACGTGAGCATGATGCCACGCCAGGGAGAAAGGCCCAGATGGGGCAATGGGAGGATTTAGAGAGGGTGGAGGGGGCACAGAGGTGTGGGCACAGCAGCACATGATGGAGTTGTGGCTGCACACTGGATTGGTACTGAACACAGCGtggagaaacaaacaaaaaatgcaaacaggTGCAAtgtttttgtctttaaaaataaataaattattgaaaacccaaaaacaaaggaggaagaaaaagtggaagctaaaaaggaaaagctgccAGAAGAGAAGCTCCAAGCTACCTCCATAAAAGATCAGGTAACTCATAAACCACTGATTTAGATGTGATAGGGAAACTTGAGATATGAAAACAAATAAGGCAACTATAGGTAAATGTTGCTTCTTCAGCAGAGTACTTAAGCTTGTGCTCCACTTCAAGAACATGGGTAATCCTGCTGAAATAAATAGGGATGAAGCTCCTTAAATGCTTAAAATTAAGTAAATTCTTAAGTAGTTTGTTCTTTTGGGGCTTTAGGACCAATTCCTGTTTGtcttaaaacaaatatttcaggaaaCTCAGTTCAGTCAACAACACAAGTATGGTTTTCCCTCTTGGGATGAATTTTTCAGGACAGTATAACTAATCATCCTTCTCTGGTTTCCTCTCACTTTACTGTGAACTTTTTCCCTATGAACAAAACCTACTCTAATAATCATCATTGttattataattaataataataattgtaattataataataatctAGGCCCTTTGGCCAGCAGACTGCCTTAACTAATAATTCCCCTGCAAGCTGCAACACCCCGTAATGTAAACTGTGCATACCCAAGattcttcttttgttttaaagagaaaatcCACCAAAATTACTGCATTGCATTTCCACTGTAAACACAGGAGCTGGTGCCATGGTGTTTTACTGTATGGTAAGTAAATAAGATTTGGGGACCATTTACTCTTCAGGGTGGAGCTGGACACAAGGAGCCATGCTCGGTGCTGTGcagtggttttggtttcttAAAACAGCTCCTGATTCTGATTAGGGGAGATTGCtcagaggctgcccagagcctTGGAAGTTTGGACCCATTTGGGTTCAGGCAGGTCCGTGTGGCTTAAAGGAGCCACAGCACAGCTTGCTGCCTGTCTGGTGGACTGGGACCACTGAGGGTTGTGGAGGGTCCACTCCAGGGTCCTTAGTTAGCAGATGAGTTTGGAACATGCTGTAGATGCTTAGCTCACCCTCAGAGAGCAGTGAGGAAATAGCTGCACAAAAAATAAGGGATGGATTATATTAAGAAGCAGAACCAGTTTCCACTATTCACTTTTGCATGCAATCTTTGTATATTATAAGTAAATGTAAAGAGGAATCTGTAGCTGACCACAAACTTTGATTTGTAGGAACTCGAGACACAGTTGTCCTGCTTGTTCTTATGTAGAGCTTggccagctctccctggagctctcATCATGCTTTTAAACCCTACCCACTGGGCTAGATTATTCCAGGAAATTGGCAAGACTTATAAAAGTTACTTGTGATTTTAGTGTTTCCATCTTTGGATGCTGAAGCTGAGACAACTTAATAGTATCCCACTTCTAGTACAATGCTGGATACCCATGCTGAGCATTCAAAATATCTTGAAAATCTCAGATGTTGCTTCTTTACTTGTGGACAAAAACTGATGATCAGGCTTCCATCTCCACTTCTCACCCTCCCTTTCCAGGACATAAAAATTCAGTGAGGTCTCTTTCTGAATGTGCATGCAGCTAAGAGGATGCCAGTGTTCCATGAACAAGACCCTTGGGGAACAGAGTGTATCTACATAATCaggttttgcttttgctttggaCCTCAAAGTTCAGGTTTTGATTAATTTGGCAAGAAAAAATTTGTCTCTTTCTCTGAACTTCTGCACAGTTTTTTGTTCTTAAAAGTGACCTTAGAAGTTCACAAGAACAAGCTTTCTCATGATGTGAGACTCTTGGTATTTCCTGCTTCCAGTTTGGCTAGACATGCTGCAGCAGTTGCTTTTCTCATGGTATTTGGGGATGGCAGTTGAATTTACAGGAGAGCCCTAGACCCAAATGCCCACAGCTTTTAACTCACCAAATAACTGAGTCCAAGTAAGGAATCAGACCTGCCAGATGGGCCCCAACCTCAGTAGCTAATATCCTTCAGTCTGAAGGTGTTCAAACTCAAGATTCAGAAATCTCAGCTCTCAAATAATACCATGAAaattgaacagaaaaaaaaaaaaaaaggcagtatGGAAAGagatataaatacataaagCTGGGAATTTGTTAACCATGCCTTTGGTCATGTTCTAGCTTGATATCAAGATTTGTGAGATTTATCACATGTAAAACATGTGAGCTATTTCAGTTCAGGTAATATCACCTGTCTGCTCCAAGTTGAGTTCTTTTTGAATTGAGCAGAAGCTGAATTAGTCTGTAATTTAGGGAAGCAGTGAGACAAGAGAAAGAACTTATCTTGTTGCCTGCCTTTGGAATGAGATAGAAAGGTTTCTGCTTCTTTGCTAATCAATCTCTACTTTGGTGTTAAAATTAGTAGAAGGATTGAGCCCAAAAGATGTAAAATGTTTCTGTAATATCTTGTTTTACCATATTTTTGAATGAAAAGGCCAAGCTGTGTTAATGGTTTTTTGAAATGCAGACACATTATCATAAATCCTAGTGGCTTCTGAAATTCTATTTCCTAAcctattaatttttaaactataTTGTTTTAGTATTAGTTTTCTCGGTGATTTCAAATAAGATGTAAGAGATACAACCCTCCCCAGTGGACCTGAATACATAAGGCAGCTGGAAGTGTTGGCGTTTTAAATAAGACTTAGGAAGGTCTTGATGAAAATCTCAGCAAAGGAAATCTTATGCTCTCAAAATCCCAGGACAGACATCCTGGCATGAGCAATCTTGCAACCAATCAACACAGATGGTTTCAGCATCACCCTGACTGGGGCTGAAGGGTTGGGAGATTGCTGCTGTGAACATGATCACCAGCTCACCCTGATTTGGGAACGCCCAGAAGATGATGCTGTCTGATGGCATTCAGCAAGATAAATGAATAGCCCTACTTGTCTCAGCCCAGCTCCTAGAAACCAGCAGGACCATTTCTTGAGGCCCTCTATTGCAGCAGTTGCAGCATCATGGCCATGCTGCTGCACGGCCATGGAAGCTGAACTCCCCTCTTGTCcctcagggagctgctgccaggccttgttggcaggagagggtgggaaaATCTGCacctctgctgcctgctctcaGAGCAGAGAAAATGCCTCTGTTGGTTGTGCCCAACACCCCCCAACAGCAGGAAATTTGCTGAAGTGGTTTAACCATACTGTGCTCACTTATAACCTGTGCTACCATGGTGGCATCCATCCCATCCACTTCTCTGAGCAGCAAACTGGCCTCAGGTAAAGTCAGGCTCTGACTCTGGGGCTTCACTCTGCACCAGCCTAACTCAGTGCTTTAGGAGGATCTTGGCTTTGAAGGCTCGGAACTCATCCTTTTTAGGTAAAGATTTTGCTTCTCCAGGTGTTGAGTTGGATGGATGTTCTTCCTCTTTGATGAGGAAGAGCTGAAATTTCTTTTGATTAGGGTTGTGAAGGTGTAtgcttctttttcatttcaaggTGCACCTTAAGACACCTTTAAGGGCAGCTGTGTTGCAGACAGGAGAGTTACAGAAGTTCTTTATCTTTCTAGTTAGCAAGCAGGATTGCAACAGGCTTccaaagtatttattttctaaagatCTCCATTTGAATTCTATACAAGAAGGTATTTCTTGCTTGCCAGCTAGAGCCTTCCTTCAGCACAGAGATCGGGAAAGCAAATTTACTTTGGAAGTAAATGTTTCATCTGCTGCTTTTAAAAGTTTGTTTTGGCTGGTAGTCTTAACTAACAGAGAGTATTTCTACCTGAGGATGCGTAACTTAAATCAGTTCACTTTCACCTTTTACCAGCATCTAACCATGACTCAGCATGGTGGGGCCAGGCCATCTGTGGTGTTGATAAATACTTCAAGCTCATAACTCTGAAGAAATACTGGAGAATGAAATTTATGCACAAAATACTCTTGATTACTATTAAGAATCATAAGACATAACTTTTTAAGGATAAAGGGAATTTTTACTCGTGTTTTCCAGAGCATTTCCTTCTTCACAGGTATAAATATTCATGTCTggtgaatatttaaaatttaccCATGACCAGGACTGTACTTTTTGTAAGTTTTGCTCTGATATCAAGATGATTTTGTGGTTTGGCCATTATTCTTGCAATAATGAAGTATCCCTCTGCTGTGACACTGAAAAGAGTATAAACTTTGTCAAACAAGCTTGACATTTGTTGGAAGTtgtgttatttttattgcaCCAATGCCCTAAACCTGGTACCAAAAATGTGTTGGCAAGTCTCAGAGAGTTTGCAACCTACAATCTTAAGAAGCAAGCAGGTGAATGATGCTGCAATGGGAGGAAGAGTTGGGGGTGCAGTTGCAGAGTGAAGCAATGTGGTGGCATAGTCCCATGTCTACAGCCAGCTTTCACAGAAGACTGATAATATTGTTTTCAAGATGCTTTGACCTAGAATTCAGGTCAAGACAGCAAAGTGATTTGATCACAGTTAAGATCTTTGTAGACCACTTCTGCCCTACAGCACATAAACAGTTTGAAGACAGTTCCCAATCTTGCCAAGAAATTTGTATTTCTCAGCTGTTATTTAAATTgcctcattcttttttttttttttttttttttttttttctcctgtgtgtGTCTTGTGTTTTGTTCTGTGATTTGTGCTGTGTTCTGAACAGGTAAAAGATGACAAAGGCAAAGAACCCaaagaggaaatgaaaagtGTCTGGGATCGTAAGAAAGGGGTTCCTGAACAAAAGGCACAGAACGGAGAACGTGAGCTCCCTGCCTCCAAACTTAAACCTACTGAGAATGCTTTTGGGTGAGTTCCAAGTAAGAATTGGGCTTGCTGGTCTTACAGCTGATCAGGGGccatctctgggtctctgctTGTGGCAACTGAGTGGAGGAACTGGGCTGGCACCACCAGCAGTGCCTCAGGTGTTCACTGGGTTGTACTTCTCTAGTTTCTGAGCTCTCTCCGCTCTGCTGCATGAagtgctgagagcagctggaaaTGGCCTTGCTCCCCCAGCAGAGACAAGAGGCTTGGTTTTGCTCTGCTGGAGCTTTGCTTCCTTACTAATTTCTAATATCTATACAGAGGCCAATAGTGATAAAACCCTAGATTGTGTGTTCTCTAATTTTTTCAGTCAGATCTCAACTTTTACTGTAGTAACCTATTTCCAATTACTCACCTATCTTTAATTAGCAGAATCAAGCACAATCCATGTGGTAACTCTAGAAAGAGCTTCTCTCTTGATTTCAAGGCAAACATTGAAATTAATGTGTTCTGtagaaaaatgcttttccagTTAGGTAAAAACCTCTCCTAGccaaaataatatattttctctttttttcccccttcctttaTATAAGCTGTGCCacagtttgatttttattttattttttaaggaattatTTGACTTGTGGTTATATTGGGAAATTCAAAgaatttctaattaaaaaaaattctaatgaaaattttatttaaaaggatACTGCCTACTAAAAGCATGGGAtagatgaaataaaaactaaGTTCTTCCTTTTAGCAGGAAACTAGGAGTAGGTTAGGAATctaaatttttctctttctgcatttctcttcctcttttacATTGACACAGGCAAAGGAAAGGTTAAGCTCTCCAGGCACTTTGAGAAATCTGAGCATGGCAGATGGGATTTGCTATTGTATCTCAGCATTCCCCTCATGATTCTTCCGGGAAAAACAAActttctcaaaataaaatgcagttcAAAAGACCCTGGAGACACCCTGACCTAAGGCCAAAAGACAGACAGTGATGGAGATGGAACAGCAGGAAATTGGCCTTGCTCAAAACTTGGGTCAAATCATCAATAACgggaattattttctaaaaatagttttgatgtgtttttatttgctttgcttCCTGTGAGAGACAGGCATTAGTGGCAAAATGTATATTTGAGTTTCcactccttttgtttttttttttaatttctctttttctcctacTGTTTAATGAAAGTGTGAAGAAGCCTGTTCAACCTTTTATTAGCTGAGTAGAAGATTTGGGTTGGCAAAATCAGCAGAGGTGTCAATGTTTTTTGGGTTGTTAGGTATAAATTAGAGCTATTTTCTAATGAACTGCCTCCACAGAGTTGAGCTTTGTCTGGAACTGtgctttgttccttttttttttttaatgcacccatcacattttatttagaaagaatATAACTTGACTAGTTTTCAGTGGTGAGAACTGAGAACAAAATAGGGTAGTGGAGGCTAATGAAAAATGTTATCTCTCTTTTGGTCTATGTCCGACAGTAAGAGAAATATAgaataaaatcccattttatgGCTTCCCCTTCCCATCTCTCCTCCCACCTGCCTTCCTCCCTATTCTCATACAGGACTGCAAAATCCTAAATAtgatttaggattttttttcacattgttcTGACATTTTTGGCTCCCACAGGCCacttctctccttttcctccttgtcTGAAAGCTGGCAACCAGCTTCATTTCTTAATACCAAAGAGGTACTTACAAAACTCTTCTTCCACCCAGCATCTCAGTACTAATTTCCCAATGTtgacagcagagaaaagagctTTCCCAGGGTCTGCTGAAAACAGAGGAATTGGATGTGGaggaaaataagaataattaCTGCCagcaaactgtatttttttgctattttgtaTTATGCACAACCAGTCAGGGAAAGCCTATAAACAACATAAGAATAAAGTAAGTTCAAAACTTTAAACATCCTTCTTTTTAAGGAGGCCAAAACAATCACCCAAGGTCTGCAAGCAAGAATGTTCAGACTAGATTCTGCCCCTGGCTCAATCAGCTGCAAGCTGAATATTTGCTGATTTCATTGAGGCTGACTGGACTGAGGGCTAACTTTCCTTCTGTGCTGATAGAGAACAGAGCAGCTCTTCCTCAGAAAAATCTTGGCAAACATCCTTCATTCCCTTAATTCTGAAGGCCAACTGGTTGCCCTTGCCAGGGGGATAATTTTGTCTGTCTGAAGTTACTTCTTCCATCTTCTCTGGGCCCAAAGCTTGCAGGTCTTGGTGAGTTTGTAACACAGATTTAGAGACCAAagaggcaaaggaaaaaaaatattgaggtTCCTGAGTTTCTCTGCTCGAGGGGCTGAAACCTTGCAATGAAACAGGAAAGCCTTAAGATAGCCAAAAATTTCTTTTGTCCTGTGCAGCATTAGGTGCATAGGATATTTGGAAATTACACTGTAGAGACTTGTGGAATATTTTGGGTTCTCAGTACTTGTGCAAACTGAACCAGAGGTATTCCAGGCTGGACATCCACTCAAAATCACACCTCAGATATTGCTCTTCACTTTGTCTTTGAAAGGGCtagataaaatttaaaattaaattttcaatgTATTCTCACCATACTTGGTTAATTGTAAATgtacttttcatttaaaaaagtGGGAGTTCCTTTCTGTAATTTGGCATCACTACCTGATGCATGCCCTTATTTGTGGCCACTTAAATTAACTTGTCATATGGTTCTTTTAGTGATACAATTCCTAAATCATGCATGCCATGCTAGAACCAAATTTCATTCAATTTGGTAAGATCATGTGGGGGCAAAGAACTCTGTGTTAATAGACATTATTATGATATTGAAACTACAAATAATTTAGCTCTGGTGCTACAGCCTCTTTTATACAGCTGACTCCATCTCTATGAGGGATCTGTCTGAATGAAGAGCATATTTGCAGGATTGGGTGTAATTGACTGGATTGCAAATTTATATGGAATTTGTTTTTTATATTGTCATCTCTCTCTAACAGTTACTGGTGGAATCTTTGATTTATACTGTCTTGTGGTATTATATTCTGCAGAACTCCGGTTGCATTAATGAAGTCCATTTATATCATTTATATCCATTTATTTTCTAGATGCCAACAATACAGAAAGTTTTTTAACAAATTCAATAAATACATTCATCTTCTGTCTTTTTGTCAATAGCACACTTAAAAATCTTAGGTACCTCTCTCCTTGTCAGCAGGAACATTAAACACACTTAAGGAGCAGACATTTGTCTAAACACTGATGTGGTAATTATTTAACAAGATGATGCTATCTGACTCTGTTGGAAGCATGCACTTCACCTATGCAAATTCTTTAGGcttgaggtttttttatgttggcattctttctttctttctgtctcataTATTACAGCTGCTTGGAAAACTCCTGTGGAAAGGTACCATTAATAATTTCCAGTTCCTTACTAAAAAGTCATATTTTCCCCAGAAAACATAAGCAAAAGACCTGATGAATCTTTCTGTCCAAACATGCTAGTGGAGTTAGAGTGATGTGTGTTACAGCTGAGATAGgaatcttttttgtttttgttttttttttaaagcactgttGAAACAGGAAAACTCCCTCTcctatttcctcctgttttctcTGAGTTAAGTAAATTGTTCTGTCCCTAAAGATGCTTCTCTTTTTCTAGAGggtttataaaaaatatttgcctATGAAAGCAAAGGATTAGTGCATCATTTATGACACAGAACATAAAACAGGTGGCAGAAATTCTTAGGCACAGTGGTGCATGTGGGAGAGACTCCTTCCTCactggcagggatgggagaggtGCTCCTGGTAATATCCCAGCCTAACAGCAGCTTGAATTCACAGAAGGCTCAGAATGGAGGAAATTGTACTTGAAAACACAAAGTGAAAAAGATATAGATCCTAGTTTTCGGGAAAGTGTGAAAAAACATGGGACTTGGCAGGAGGCTAAAAGCTTCCAGTACAAAAGACACAAAAGTACCTTTTGTACTGATGCTACACTATTCTAAGTGTATTTTCAGAGGAAAgctgacatttttaaaatgttgttagGCACCCAaggtacaattttttttttttttttaaatgctgggTTTTGTGTCTTGTAAGGCAGAAGCTGTTTGCTACAAGTCCTGATATATGCAGCTCTAcgcatttttcctctttctccgTTTTCCCGATGGAAATATTTTGGGCCAGCTGCAGCTTGCAAGGAGCAAAAGTCTCAGAGGGCAGCACCttgctgtggtgctgctgctgagcaggaggcagcaggtgGCTCTGGCCAGGAAGGGAACCCCATGggtgtcgctgtcgaggcaggacaggaatgaagagactctgaccAGAAGGCTgttgagagtaaaactctggtttattcaaaatacactgctcccTGAGGATCAACTCCATTGGTGAAAACAACTTACAttattggtgcaaagtgcttgacacacagtgatagaacttaactataaaccatgtgaaaaacaagagagagaaaaatcatttacattcttttccaactctttcacaggcttctgcctggctagaaatgAGACCCACACATGGGAACCCCATTTTTCCTCTCGTTGCCTTCCCAGGCGCTCCGGGGCGAAAGGGACCACGGAGGAGGTGAAGCCGGGGGCCGAGGCTCTGAAGAGGTTGGAAGATcagcggcgccgccggggcgAGAGCGAGAGCgaggagctggagaagctgaaggagaagcagcaggaggcgGCGGCAGAGCTGGATGAGCTGAAGAAAAGGCGGGAGGAGCGCCGGAAAAtcctggaggaagaggagcagaagaagaagcaggaggaggctgagagAAAAATTAGAGAGGAGGTAAGCGTGAAGCACAGAATGTTGCGCTTGGGTTTCTTCCATTATTTCCGTTTTACTTCCACTCTCCTTGCCTTGGTTGACAGCTCTTTGCAGCATTGTCTAGTGAAGACCTGAGGAAAACATGGAGCATCCAGGTGATGCAGTGCTGGATTttcccccagccagctcccagcaccaggCCAAGAGTGGGCTGTTCCCAGAAAGCAGCACAGTCTGGGATACAGCTGTAGGGCTTTATCTCTACAGCACAagagagcaggaacaaggaCAAGGGAGAGGTCTTTAGTATGGTTTccaaaaggatttattttatgGAAGGGTCAGGGACCAAAGACACAGAACAGAGGTGGGTAGGGGCTTTTAAATGGGAGT
Protein-coding regions in this window:
- the CALD1 gene encoding caldesmon isoform X5 produces the protein MDDFERRRELRRQKREEMRLEAERLSYQRNDDDDEEAARERRRRARQERLRQKEEGDLSGEVTEKSEVNAQNSVAGEESKRSTDDEAALLERLARREERRQKRLQEALERQKEFDPTITDGSLSVPSRREVNNVEENESTGKEEKAETRRGRYEIEETETVTKSYQRNNWRQDGEEEGKKEEKDKEEVQEEKPKELPIEENQVKDDKGKEPKEEMKSVWDRKKGVPEQKAQNGERELPASKLKPTENAFGRSGAKGTTEEVKPGAEALKRLEDQRRRRGESESEELEKLKEKQQEAAAELDELKKRREERRKILEEEEQKKKQEEAERKIREEEEKRRMKEEIERRRAEAAEKRQKMPEDGVAEDKKPFKCFSPKGSSLKIEERTEFLNKSAQKSGMKPTQTTAVVSKIDSRLEQYTSAIEGTKASRPAKASDLHVPAEGVRNIKSMWEKGNVFSSASAAGTPNKETAGLKVGVSSRINEWLTKTPESNKSPAPKPSDLRPGDVSGKRNLWEKQSVEKPAASSKVSAMGKKSETNGLRQFEKEP
- the CALD1 gene encoding caldesmon isoform X4 codes for the protein MDDFERRRELRRQKREEMRLEAERLSYQRNDDDDEEAARERRRRARQERLRQKEEGDLSGEVTEKSEVNAQNSVAGEESKRSTDDEAALLERLARREERRQKRLQEALERQKEFDPTITDGSLSVPSRREVNNVEENESTGKEEKAETRRGRYEIEETETVTKSYQRNNWRQDGEEEGKKEEKDKEEVQEEKPKELPIEENQVKDDKGKEPKEEMKSVWDRKKGVPEQKAQNGERELPASKLKPTENAFGRSGAKGTTEEVKPGAEALKRLEDQRRRRGESESEELEKLKEKQQEAAAELDELKKRREERRKILEEEEQKKKQEEAERKIREEEEKRRMKEEIERRRAEAAEKRQKMPEDGVAEDKKPFKCFSPKGSSLKIEERTEFLNKSAQKSGMKPTQTTAVVSKIDSRLEQYTSAIEGTKASRPAKASDLHVPAEGVRNIKSMWEKGNVFSSASAAGTPNKETAGLKVGVSSRINEWLTKTPESNKSPAPKPSDLRPGDVSGKRNLWEKQSVEKPAASSKVSAMGKKSETNAGLRQFEKEP
- the CALD1 gene encoding caldesmon isoform X2 → MDDFERRRELRRQKREEMRLEAERLSYQRNDDDDEEAARERRRRARQERLRQKEEGDLSGEVTEKSEVNAQNSVAGEESKRSTDDEAALLERLARREERRQKRLQEALERQKEFDPTITDGSLSVPSRREVNNVEENESTGKEEKAETRRGRYEIEETETVTKSYQRNNWRQDGEEEGKKEEKDKEEVQEEKPKELPIEENQVDVAAEKSTDKEEAVTVNAEEHKAENDTNAVPEGTQSVPDAVDKEKLRDEEKAEEERKEAEERERLKAEEEKRAAEEKQKAEEEKRAAEERAKAEEEKRAAEERERARAEEERRAAEEKQRAEEEKRAAEERAKAEEEKRAAEEKAKLEAEKLKEKQKMEEQKIEDKQVKEKEVEDEKPQAAVLKKQEEEKVEAKKEKLPEEKLQATSIKDQVKDDKGKEPKEEMKSVWDRKKGVPEQKAQNGERELPASKLKPTENAFGRSGAKGTTEEVKPGAEALKRLEDQRRRRGESESEELEKLKEKQQEAAAELDELKKRREERRKILEEEEQKKKQEEAERKIREEEEKRRMKEEIERRRAEAAEKRQKMPEDGVAEDKKPFKCFSPKGSSLKIEERTEFLNKSAQKSGMKPTQTTAVVSKIDSRLEQYTSAIEGTKASRPAKASDLHVPAEGVRNIKSMWEKGNVFSSASAAGTPNKETAGLKVGVSSRINEWLTKTPESNKSPAPKPSDLRPGDVSGKRNLWEKQSVEKPAASSKVSAMGKKSETNGLRQFEKEP
- the CALD1 gene encoding caldesmon isoform X1, with the translated sequence MDDFERRRELRRQKREEMRLEAERLSYQRNDDDDEEAARERRRRARQERLRQKEEGDLSGEVTEKSEVNAQNSVAGEESKRSTDDEAALLERLARREERRQKRLQEALERQKEFDPTITDGSLSVPSRREVNNVEENESTGKEEKAETRRGRYEIEETETVTKSYQRNNWRQDGEEEGKKEEKDKEEVQEEKPKELPIEENQVDVAAEKSTDKEEAVTVNAEEHKAENDTNAVPEGTQSVPDAVDKEKLRDEEKAEEERKEAEERERLKAEEEKRAAEEKQKAEEEKRAAEERAKAEEEKRAAEERERARAEEERRAAEEKQRAEEEKRAAEERAKAEEEKRAAEEKAKLEAEKLKEKQKMEEQKIEDKQVKEKEVEDEKPQAAVLKKQEEEKVEAKKEKLPEEKLQATSIKDQVKDDKGKEPKEEMKSVWDRKKGVPEQKAQNGERELPASKLKPTENAFGRSGAKGTTEEVKPGAEALKRLEDQRRRRGESESEELEKLKEKQQEAAAELDELKKRREERRKILEEEEQKKKQEEAERKIREEEEKRRMKEEIERRRAEAAEKRQKMPEDGVAEDKKPFKCFSPKGSSLKIEERTEFLNKSAQKSGMKPTQTTAVVSKIDSRLEQYTSAIEGTKASRPAKASDLHVPAEGVRNIKSMWEKGNVFSSASAAGTPNKETAGLKVGVSSRINEWLTKTPESNKSPAPKPSDLRPGDVSGKRNLWEKQSVEKPAASSKVSAMGKKSETNAGLRQFEKEP